Proteins from one Streptomyces sp. NBC_00289 genomic window:
- a CDS encoding methyltransferase yields the protein MAGKLSKEQTKQHHRACELVDMERDLTVEEREIVLDHFHESANMGRTLDGAFFTPAELAGELHHVIPGDRIIDLCAGIGRLAWHARDYWNRRWERLPPREIVCVEKDPEYVRVGRRVLPEATWICADVLDVPRLNLGPIDCAISNPPFGRIKRSGNAPRYRGPLFEFHVIAIAETLARRGAFIIPRESAPFRTETGFVSQDSPAYERFHRETGIKLRPNPGIPTDEYRDQWRDASPAVEIVVHNRDEDELEAQAEQATARATQEAVASRPHQPKAEHARVAPRAAQPAGFGDGGGGGDTFP from the coding sequence ATGGCCGGAAAGCTCAGCAAGGAACAGACCAAGCAGCACCACCGGGCGTGCGAACTGGTTGACATGGAACGGGACTTGACCGTGGAGGAGCGGGAAATCGTTCTCGACCACTTCCACGAGTCCGCGAACATGGGCCGCACCCTGGACGGCGCGTTCTTCACACCGGCCGAGCTCGCCGGCGAACTCCACCACGTCATCCCGGGTGACCGCATCATCGACCTGTGCGCGGGCATCGGACGCCTGGCCTGGCACGCCCGCGACTACTGGAACCGGCGCTGGGAGCGTCTGCCGCCGCGCGAGATCGTGTGTGTGGAGAAGGACCCGGAGTATGTGCGTGTCGGGCGGCGCGTCCTGCCGGAGGCGACGTGGATCTGTGCTGACGTGCTCGACGTTCCGCGCCTGAACCTCGGTCCGATTGACTGCGCGATCAGCAACCCGCCGTTCGGGCGGATCAAGCGCAGCGGCAACGCCCCCAGGTACCGAGGGCCGCTGTTCGAGTTCCACGTGATCGCGATCGCCGAGACGCTCGCCCGGCGAGGGGCGTTCATCATCCCGAGGGAGTCAGCCCCGTTCCGCACCGAGACCGGATTCGTCTCGCAGGACTCACCCGCGTACGAGCGCTTCCACCGCGAGACCGGGATCAAGCTCCGCCCCAACCCCGGCATCCCCACGGACGAGTACCGCGACCAGTGGCGCGACGCCTCACCGGCCGTTGAAATCGTGGTGCACAACCGCGACGAGGACGAGTTGGAGGCCCAGGCGGAGCAGGCCACCGCCCGCGCGACGCAGGAAGCCGTGGCCAGCCGCCCGCACCAGCCGAAGGCCGAGCACGCCCGTGTGGCACCCAGGGCCGCGCAGCCGGCCGGGTTCGGCGACGGCGGCGGCGGCGGGGACACCTTCCCCTGA
- a CDS encoding ParB/RepB/Spo0J family partition protein: MSDTATTTPMQRATLRLGQIRVNENNVRQDLNLDEKFLKSVAANGVKVPVVVLPLGEDTYELKMGHRRYFAARATKETEAEQDAIEVPAYVLDPSLREAGEDFIDQLIENDDDYRRGLTELEQADALFGAVGAGMKQARVAELTGRSRRDVSQAVKTAKSVGERTRSALAEAGTYDLDLEVLGVLGEFDDDADAINRLLDAYAKGRFEFQVQWERDDRAEQRAREQVRPQLQAAGVRLAEDSDTLPTTAEPLSELDGPDGEPMSAEAHADCPGHVATWAENPREPGEVDYFCTDPDRFGHYPPQEDAPEADGDQAEEQPQAAGAAKPSEPSREYVKEGNKAYRAAEKARQAWLKDLVGRKTAPKPLAAFITEQLLSCPKPVAQWVGDAGRRDLVKDLTGYDQPAERAKSATPAKLTLLNFAVLAATFEKRMGEVRTWRTDSTARSAVYELRDIREDARTWLSFLAEIGYPLSSVEQAIVEDEPYQEGEPDAADTDGQADEDTPDDPDGVSAEDSEDAS; encoded by the coding sequence GTGAGCGACACCGCAACCACCACACCGATGCAGCGGGCCACCCTGCGGCTCGGCCAGATCCGCGTCAACGAGAACAACGTCCGCCAGGACCTCAACCTGGACGAGAAGTTCCTCAAGTCCGTCGCGGCCAACGGCGTGAAGGTCCCCGTCGTGGTCCTCCCGCTCGGGGAGGACACCTACGAGCTGAAGATGGGCCACCGGCGCTACTTCGCCGCCCGGGCCACCAAGGAGACCGAGGCGGAGCAGGACGCGATCGAGGTCCCCGCGTACGTGCTCGACCCCTCCCTGCGCGAGGCGGGCGAGGACTTCATCGACCAGCTCATCGAGAACGACGACGACTACCGCCGAGGCCTGACCGAGCTGGAGCAGGCCGACGCCCTGTTCGGCGCGGTCGGCGCGGGCATGAAGCAGGCCAGGGTCGCCGAGCTCACCGGCCGCTCCCGCAGGGACGTGTCCCAGGCGGTGAAGACCGCCAAGTCGGTCGGCGAGCGGACCCGTTCGGCACTCGCCGAAGCCGGTACGTACGACCTCGACCTCGAAGTGCTGGGTGTGCTGGGCGAGTTCGACGACGACGCCGACGCCATCAACCGGCTGCTGGACGCCTACGCCAAGGGCCGCTTCGAGTTCCAGGTGCAGTGGGAGCGCGACGACCGCGCCGAGCAGCGCGCCCGTGAGCAGGTCCGCCCGCAGCTGCAGGCCGCCGGGGTACGGCTGGCCGAGGACAGCGACACGCTTCCGACCACCGCCGAGCCGCTCAGCGAGCTGGACGGCCCGGACGGCGAGCCCATGAGCGCCGAGGCGCACGCCGACTGCCCCGGCCACGTGGCGACCTGGGCCGAGAACCCCCGCGAGCCCGGCGAGGTGGACTACTTCTGCACCGACCCGGACCGCTTCGGCCACTACCCGCCCCAGGAGGACGCCCCCGAGGCGGACGGCGACCAGGCCGAGGAGCAGCCGCAGGCGGCGGGTGCGGCCAAGCCGTCGGAGCCGTCGCGCGAGTACGTCAAGGAGGGCAACAAGGCCTACCGCGCCGCCGAGAAGGCCCGCCAGGCGTGGCTGAAGGACCTGGTCGGCAGGAAGACCGCGCCGAAGCCACTCGCCGCTTTCATCACCGAGCAGCTCCTTTCCTGCCCCAAGCCGGTGGCTCAGTGGGTGGGCGACGCGGGCCGCCGGGACCTGGTCAAGGATCTGACCGGCTACGACCAGCCCGCCGAGCGCGCCAAGTCGGCGACCCCCGCCAAGCTCACCCTGCTGAACTTCGCGGTGCTGGCCGCGACGTTCGAGAAGCGCATGGGCGAGGTCCGTACCTGGCGCACCGACAGCACCGCCCGTTCCGCCGTCTACGAGCTGCGGGACATCCGCGAGGACGCCCGCACGTGGCTGTCCTTCCTCGCCGAGATCGGCTACCCGCTCTCCAGCGTCGAACAGGCCATCGTCGAGGACGAGCCCTACCAGGAGGGCGAGCCGGACGCGGCCGACACCGACGGCCAGGCCGACGAGGACACCCCGGACGACCCGGACGGCGTGAGCGCCGAGGACTCCGAGGACGCGTCCTGA
- a CDS encoding DUF3560 domain-containing protein has translation MTATTRPASSTSAPAQAPAPTPAEVPAPTAPPADQPHTADARGVALPRNLARLTAQAEEAGWTATVQTQPGHCALLLTARQEAGETVLRCVWRLTARGHRWDGATLTRYGQTAAQGIAWRAVADLVTAEAPTARTQPTAPDRADAPAPGPAETAAETSAPRKRAHKAPSVAEVERARRAAEEWPEAMEARSLGDRYEGEFRRSDLLSELSVCGERFPFRFHFKSGGGHTVTLPTGDVRGTWGEVTGAAIAYVIAERPAAVLRATAETARVYGIHAKRAAQKAEENAQTAVSVGMARAALDTVRAFAQRIDWDGLTDEQYDSARGAVREAEECAEGAESAYGRGDVETARWEARDALAVVRWFGLDMPSAQECAERAPEPRAVAGRLRPQASAFLLRITRPGWEGPAEKTEVPTGDAPAGSGVTPDVPAVLPDVVSDPGGVDGWETDGGAVEVLPVICHGNGGGVFPVAFRGPYEGTVRVSRAWLTELARRALTVALERLTVAEEHAETCAAWRRDAYDLHQEVRRSAGVLGPDVWVAEETAGAWSARAREVSWAADKRRQGARDVVRWRERELSALESEAREAGERAASGRKFLARAAAGDIPAGRGAWASADGGAAVMFELPACAEVSPDMEHAPGMAERRAFVDLLADAVSARDEGRALIGRDLPSKKTHGRTSGIEKGQASASVKALVQPWNAPKIPAEGKAPTAAQLEDWQNGYAGAPVVAETEAAPGVWLPMAAVAFAETATANGWTVAMQRQGTTVTVRAGGRATGKVPGEVRAVWSAGLYDVTASGAWVDGVRLDTVATLHAVNATVAQQCKAPGVLAEDARPDAHADAVDLDGWDGEGGALARDGGELPPPATRDEVSARAADVVSDPSGADVWDAEGGTVPGVDTPAPVAAAAAVMPIDWVKPAGRGDCAAANTCGGFGVLLWDVPGCAPRCAECAARVMGHTPAALRALTLPGDVAEAEEEAEAADIVIRHTHEDGTTVEGSAKGDGVWEALRPLGWTYRRNPGIFIRGSRYKGADRWKINRAAEAVRALGLSCAVVIEEGMSFAEREAARVDAAEERTERFADRSGRAAASSQAARDASDRIGERFWMGQPILVGHHSEGRARRDQERMHNAMRKSIAEGERAGYWANRAQAAEAYERYRKNPGRTLRRIEKLEAERRGVLRERDGVDDKGRTADVWRREPSEARREELTRRLAEYDEELTYWAETIKEAERRGFKVWGRADFVASDFVQWRGSWYEVTRVNAKTVTVPHIHAAFDGGAVGAVDGCRVVTRAATAETRHKGSTYTLPYNEVSGRMSAEQMRAALAGEPIPADPRDITPEPSPTPGSLPPSPPA, from the coding sequence ATGACCGCGACCACGCGCCCCGCCAGCAGCACGAGCGCCCCCGCCCAGGCGCCGGCCCCGACCCCTGCCGAAGTGCCGGCGCCCACCGCCCCGCCCGCCGACCAGCCCCACACGGCGGACGCCCGAGGGGTGGCCCTCCCCCGCAACCTGGCCCGCCTCACCGCCCAGGCCGAGGAGGCCGGATGGACGGCCACCGTCCAGACGCAGCCCGGACACTGCGCACTGCTGCTCACCGCCCGCCAGGAGGCCGGGGAAACCGTCCTGCGCTGCGTGTGGCGCCTCACCGCCCGGGGACACCGCTGGGACGGCGCCACCCTCACCCGCTACGGCCAGACGGCCGCCCAGGGCATCGCATGGCGCGCCGTCGCGGACCTGGTGACCGCCGAGGCGCCCACCGCCCGCACACAGCCGACCGCGCCGGACCGGGCGGACGCTCCGGCGCCCGGTCCGGCCGAGACCGCGGCGGAGACCTCGGCCCCCCGAAAGCGTGCCCATAAGGCGCCGTCCGTGGCGGAAGTCGAGCGCGCGCGTAGGGCGGCGGAGGAGTGGCCGGAAGCGATGGAGGCGCGGTCGCTGGGCGACCGTTACGAGGGGGAGTTCCGGCGCTCCGACCTGCTGTCGGAACTGTCCGTGTGCGGTGAGCGGTTCCCGTTCCGCTTCCATTTCAAGTCGGGCGGCGGACACACCGTGACCCTTCCGACGGGGGACGTGCGCGGTACGTGGGGTGAGGTCACGGGGGCCGCTATCGCGTACGTGATCGCGGAGCGTCCGGCGGCGGTGCTGCGCGCGACGGCCGAGACGGCGCGCGTGTACGGCATCCATGCGAAGAGGGCGGCGCAGAAGGCGGAGGAGAACGCGCAGACGGCCGTGTCGGTCGGCATGGCGCGCGCTGCCCTCGACACGGTCCGTGCGTTCGCTCAGCGCATCGATTGGGACGGGCTGACGGACGAGCAGTACGACAGCGCCCGGGGTGCGGTCCGTGAGGCCGAAGAGTGCGCAGAGGGGGCAGAGTCCGCGTACGGGCGGGGCGACGTCGAGACGGCCCGTTGGGAAGCGCGTGACGCTCTCGCCGTCGTGCGCTGGTTCGGGCTTGACATGCCGTCGGCTCAGGAGTGCGCGGAGCGTGCGCCGGAACCGCGCGCGGTTGCTGGGCGGTTGCGGCCCCAGGCGTCAGCGTTCCTGCTGCGCATCACCCGCCCGGGGTGGGAGGGGCCGGCCGAGAAGACCGAGGTTCCGACCGGCGACGCTCCGGCCGGTAGCGGCGTGACACCGGACGTTCCGGCGGTGTTGCCCGACGTCGTGTCGGACCCCGGCGGGGTGGACGGGTGGGAGACCGACGGGGGCGCGGTTGAGGTGCTGCCGGTGATCTGCCACGGCAACGGGGGTGGGGTTTTCCCGGTAGCGTTCCGTGGCCCGTATGAGGGCACGGTGCGGGTGTCGCGGGCGTGGCTTACGGAGCTTGCGCGCCGTGCGCTGACCGTGGCGCTTGAGCGGCTGACGGTGGCGGAGGAGCACGCGGAGACGTGCGCGGCGTGGCGGCGGGATGCGTACGACCTTCACCAGGAAGTACGCCGGTCGGCAGGTGTGCTGGGGCCGGATGTGTGGGTTGCGGAGGAGACGGCGGGGGCGTGGTCCGCGCGTGCGCGTGAGGTGTCGTGGGCCGCAGACAAGCGGCGCCAGGGTGCGCGGGATGTGGTGCGGTGGCGTGAGCGTGAACTGTCCGCACTGGAGTCGGAAGCCAGGGAGGCCGGGGAGCGTGCGGCGTCCGGTCGCAAGTTCCTGGCCCGTGCGGCAGCCGGTGACATTCCGGCGGGTCGTGGGGCGTGGGCGTCGGCCGATGGCGGAGCGGCGGTGATGTTCGAGCTTCCGGCGTGCGCTGAGGTGTCGCCGGACATGGAACACGCACCGGGCATGGCGGAGCGTCGCGCGTTCGTGGATCTCCTCGCGGACGCCGTGTCGGCCCGTGACGAGGGGCGAGCGCTGATCGGGCGTGACCTCCCGTCGAAGAAGACACACGGGCGTACGAGCGGGATTGAGAAGGGGCAGGCGTCCGCATCGGTCAAGGCCCTGGTTCAGCCGTGGAACGCGCCGAAGATCCCGGCGGAGGGTAAGGCGCCGACGGCGGCTCAGTTGGAGGACTGGCAGAACGGGTACGCGGGTGCGCCGGTCGTGGCGGAGACGGAGGCGGCGCCGGGTGTGTGGCTGCCCATGGCTGCCGTGGCGTTCGCCGAGACGGCGACGGCGAACGGGTGGACCGTCGCAATGCAGCGCCAGGGCACCACGGTGACCGTGCGCGCCGGGGGGCGGGCCACGGGCAAGGTTCCGGGGGAAGTGCGCGCGGTGTGGTCGGCCGGTCTGTACGACGTGACCGCGTCGGGTGCATGGGTGGACGGGGTCCGGCTGGACACCGTGGCGACGCTCCACGCGGTGAACGCCACGGTTGCCCAGCAGTGCAAGGCGCCGGGTGTTCTGGCCGAGGACGCGCGGCCGGACGCGCACGCCGATGCGGTCGACCTGGACGGGTGGGATGGCGAGGGCGGAGCGCTCGCGCGGGACGGCGGAGAGCTCCCCCCGCCGGCAACCCGTGACGAGGTGTCCGCGCGGGCGGCTGACGTGGTGTCCGACCCGTCCGGGGCGGACGTGTGGGATGCAGAGGGCGGCACGGTGCCGGGCGTCGACACCCCGGCCCCCGTCGCCGCGGCTGCGGCGGTTATGCCGATCGACTGGGTGAAGCCTGCCGGGCGCGGTGACTGCGCGGCGGCAAACACGTGTGGCGGGTTCGGGGTGCTGCTGTGGGACGTGCCCGGCTGTGCTCCGCGCTGCGCCGAGTGCGCCGCACGGGTCATGGGGCACACTCCGGCGGCACTGCGCGCGCTCACCCTGCCCGGGGACGTCGCGGAGGCGGAGGAGGAGGCCGAAGCGGCGGACATCGTCATCCGGCACACCCACGAAGACGGCACCACCGTTGAGGGCTCCGCCAAGGGCGACGGGGTGTGGGAAGCGTTGCGCCCGCTGGGCTGGACCTACCGCCGCAACCCCGGGATCTTCATCCGCGGCAGCCGCTACAAGGGCGCCGACCGGTGGAAGATCAACCGGGCTGCGGAGGCGGTGCGCGCACTCGGCCTGTCGTGCGCTGTGGTGATCGAAGAGGGCATGTCGTTTGCGGAGCGGGAGGCCGCCCGCGTGGATGCGGCCGAGGAGCGGACGGAGCGGTTCGCGGACCGGTCCGGACGTGCGGCGGCATCGTCGCAGGCTGCGCGGGATGCCTCGGACCGGATCGGCGAACGGTTCTGGATGGGTCAGCCGATCTTGGTGGGCCACCATTCGGAGGGGCGCGCCCGCAGGGACCAGGAGCGCATGCACAACGCGATGCGCAAGAGCATCGCCGAGGGCGAGCGGGCCGGTTACTGGGCCAACCGCGCCCAGGCGGCGGAGGCTTACGAGCGGTACCGGAAGAACCCGGGGCGCACGCTGCGCCGTATCGAGAAGCTGGAGGCGGAGCGGCGCGGCGTGCTGCGGGAGCGCGACGGCGTTGACGACAAGGGCCGCACGGCTGATGTGTGGCGACGCGAGCCGTCCGAGGCGCGCCGGGAGGAGCTGACGCGCCGTCTGGCCGAGTACGACGAAGAACTGACGTACTGGGCGGAGACGATCAAGGAGGCGGAGCGGCGCGGCTTCAAGGTGTGGGGACGGGCCGACTTCGTGGCGAGCGATTTCGTGCAGTGGCGGGGGTCCTGGTACGAGGTGACCCGGGTCAACGCCAAGACGGTGACCGTGCCGCACATCCACGCCGCGTTTGACGGCGGCGCCGTCGGTGCCGTCGATGGATGCCGCGTGGTCACCCGCGCGGCAACGGCTGAGACCCGGCACAAGGGCAGCACGTACACGCTCCCCTACAACGAGGTGAGCGGGCGCATGTCGGCCGAGCAGATGCGGGCCGCCCTGGCAGGTGAGCCGATCCCAGCAGACCCGCGCGACATCACCCCGGAGCCCTCCCCGACACCGGGTTCATTGCCGCCATCGCCGCCGGCCTGA
- a CDS encoding DUF6573 family protein, translating to MTTIRRNWTKRVAEIRTAARTCRAYDSDSGNMLPVDPARAFEAWETTPRARLTEDTPGQKWTVHVHSNRFYELTAEAPAAPADDAPAAEVPAAPTAAPGSGHAHQAAGPASAQDRSAARRLARRTRASGVPGHDRLPRHLPALAVDLVGKTVRVKLAQGYSHEQIRDAFEQERAEAVTAGDTGRVAALGTVLKVHAAMVAEEDAAQPPTGPASADHSHSSPHEQQPARHRPGSPREERVSSDSALSRIDAVLHDAAVTDDPDVSDDAMRSVPLADADEFIHIHIYTRARALADGVLVAADAELAREAGFRVPVALTSAVWEGCVAWNDGDSERQVPQDERGRLWDVLTMTRHAIRRSGGAAGRRGGGQVTVDLRRVPRDGRTRQARPVQLVCAIGPGDHGEPVITIMEPHED from the coding sequence ATGACCACGATCCGCCGGAACTGGACCAAGCGCGTTGCGGAAATCCGCACGGCGGCCCGCACCTGCCGCGCCTACGACTCCGACAGCGGCAACATGCTGCCGGTCGACCCGGCGCGCGCATTCGAGGCGTGGGAGACCACGCCGCGCGCCCGGCTCACCGAGGACACCCCGGGTCAGAAGTGGACGGTCCACGTTCACTCCAACCGGTTCTACGAACTGACCGCCGAGGCCCCCGCCGCCCCGGCGGACGATGCGCCGGCCGCCGAGGTTCCCGCGGCTCCCACCGCCGCGCCCGGCTCTGGGCACGCGCACCAGGCCGCCGGACCGGCCAGCGCGCAGGACCGCAGTGCGGCTCGCAGGCTCGCCCGGCGCACGCGGGCATCCGGTGTGCCGGGCCATGACCGCCTGCCCCGTCATCTGCCCGCCCTGGCGGTCGATCTCGTGGGAAAGACCGTCCGCGTGAAGCTCGCCCAGGGCTACAGCCACGAGCAGATCCGGGACGCGTTCGAGCAGGAGCGGGCCGAGGCCGTGACCGCCGGAGACACCGGGAGGGTTGCGGCCCTGGGGACGGTGCTCAAGGTACACGCGGCGATGGTGGCCGAGGAGGACGCCGCCCAGCCGCCCACCGGCCCCGCATCGGCCGACCACAGCCACAGTTCCCCGCACGAGCAGCAGCCCGCCCGGCACCGCCCCGGCTCACCGCGAGAAGAGCGGGTGAGCAGCGACAGCGCGCTGTCCCGCATCGATGCGGTTCTGCACGACGCAGCCGTCACCGACGACCCCGACGTCAGCGACGACGCCATGCGGTCGGTCCCCCTGGCCGACGCGGACGAGTTCATCCACATCCACATCTACACCCGCGCCCGGGCCCTGGCAGACGGCGTCCTGGTCGCCGCCGACGCCGAGTTGGCCCGGGAGGCCGGCTTCCGGGTTCCAGTCGCCCTCACCAGCGCCGTATGGGAAGGCTGCGTGGCCTGGAACGACGGCGACAGCGAGCGGCAGGTGCCGCAGGACGAGCGCGGCCGCCTGTGGGACGTGCTGACCATGACCCGCCACGCGATCCGGCGCAGCGGCGGGGCGGCGGGGCGGCGGGGCGGCGGGCAGGTCACCGTCGACCTACGGCGGGTGCCACGCGACGGCCGCACCCGGCAGGCCCGCCCGGTCCAACTCGTCTGCGCGATCGGGCCCGGCGACCACGGCGAGCCCGTGATCACCATCATGGAACCCCACGAGGACTGA